The window CGGCGGCAAAGGCCGCGGCGACCACCGTGTCGACGGGCAACAGCAGCTTGTCGCCCTGGGTGTCCATGAGGCCCTTGACAAAGTCGATGCTCTCGCTGTCCAGCTTGGACGTGCCGATCTCCCATCCCTTTGCCTTGAAAAACGTGTAGCTCATCGCCCCGCCGATGATGAGCTTGTCCACCTTGGGCAAAAGGTTGTTGATGACCGGGATCTTGTCCGCCACCTTGACGCCACCCATGATGCCGACAAACGGCCGCTTGGGATTCTCGACCGCCTTGCCCAGGTAGTCGATCTCCTTCTCGATCAGGAAACCGGCGACGCCCGGGACGATGTGGGCGACGCCTTCGGTGCTCGCATGGGCACGGTGGGCGGTGCCGAAGGCGTCGTTGACGTAGAGGTCGGCCAGGGACGCCAACTGGGCGGCGAATGCAGGGTCGTTCTTCTCCTCCTCCGGATGGAAGCGGACGTTCTCCAAGAGGATGGCCTCGCCGTCGCCCAAACGGGACACCAAGCCTTCGACCTCCGGGCCGACGCAGTCCGGCGCGAGGCGGACAGGCTGGCCAAGCAGCTCGCTCAGCCGCGCTGCGACCGGGGCCAAGGTGAACTCGGGCGTCACCCCCTTGGGCCGGCCCAAGTGACTGCACAAGACGACGCGGCCGCCTTCGGCCAACAGGTGTTTGATCGTGGGCAGGGAAGCGGTGATCCGGTTGTCGTCGGTGATCTTGCCGTCTTGGAGCGGCACATTGAAGTCGCAGCGGACAAGCACGCGCTTGCCCTTCACGGCGATGTCACGGACAGTCTTCTTAGCGAGGGCCATGGTACGGCCCGAGTCTACCGGTAGGTTTGGAGGCGGTACGCCAATGGCCGGTCGTCTGGTCTCAGACCGGCCGGGCGCCGGTGAAGAACCACGTGACCCAGACGACCATATAGACGCACGAGCCGGCCAGGGCGGTGGCCCGGACAAACTTGAGGTTGACCTTGGCGTGGCGTGCCATCACGAACCAGGCTCCGAACAAGGTCAGGGCCTTGACCAGGGCGAACAGCCATTCGCTCCGCTCGATTAGAGGACGCATCAGGGGGTTGAGCTCGACGATCATGCCGTTGGCATGAAGGACGGCGGTGGCGGTCAGGTCGAGGAATCCGATGCCGAGCAGGAGGGCCAGCGCCCGGGTGGGGAACAGGTTCCCGACGATCTGTTTCGCGGCGAGGGTCATTTTTTCGTCCTGGCAAGAAGCAGAGCGGTGACGATCTTGTCTTGGGCCGCACGGACCTTGGCGGGGGACGCCACCGTGTGGTTGCACACGATGGAGAACGTCCAAGGCTCGTCGGAGTCTGTGCCCAGGTAGCCGGAAAGAGATATCACCCCGTCAAGGGAACCGGTTTTGGCGGCGACCGGTTGCCCCTTGAGTCTGTTGGACAGTGTTCCTTCTCCTGCTTTGGGCAAAGCGTCCAAGAAGACCTTCGCGTACTTCTTGCTTCGGACTTGTTGCAAGACGCGTGCCAAGAACCGGGGCGTCACGAGATTGTGGCGGCTGAGGCCGCTACCGTCGACCATGTGGAGGTCGTCGCTGGTCGCGCCGGCGTAACCGGCAAAGAAGGTCGCCGCCAGTTCGTCGGCCGGTCCGTACCCGAACTGGCCGTTGCGGGGCCCGGGGTTGGTCGCCCACATGTGGCCGGTCGCCGACAACATGAGATGCTCGGCTATGTGGTTGTCGCTTGGCTTGAGGCAAGACGGCAAAACCTGGCCCAGCGGCTTGCTTTCCAGGGTCACGTCGGGGGCGCGGTCGGGCACATTGTCGGTGCGGCCGGCATAGACGCCGCCGATCATCGCGCAGGCCGACCCGATCGGGTCCGGTTGGGCCAAGGTGTCGAGGCTTGTCCGTTTGTCGGGCAACGTCCCCACGACGGTGGCCTGGCGTCGGCACAGGTCAAGCCTGACCTGCGGTGAACCGGAGCCCTTTCGGTACCGTACGAGGACCCCAAGCGGCTCGGCGAGAGGGACCAGTTTGCCTTTTTCGGCAAAGATCTCAAACCCGGCGCGGTCGTAGCAGAACCCGGCCGGGCGGGCCGAGTAGCGGTTGGGCAAGTCGTCGGTCTCCCAGCCCTCCGGATAGTCTTGTCCGAAGGTGGCACGGACGACCACGGGCGTCCCGGGCGGAAGCTTGAGCTCTTTGGCGACCTTGGCGAGGTCGGCGGCGACAAGGGTCGGGTCGCCCTCCGCGTCCACCACACAACGGCCGTCTTCTTTCCAAAATCTTGTCTTCCACGTGAATTCTGGGCCTAGCGTCTCCAACGCCATCGCCGCGCTGAGGATCTTCTGGTTGCTGGCCGGCACCAACCGCATGTCGGCCCCGTGCTCATAGACCGTCTTGCCCTGGGAATCCATCACGTAGACGCCGACGAGGGCACCTTTCAAGTCAGGGGTCTTGAGCAGCGCGTCCAACTGCGCCTGCAGACCAATGGCCAGAGCCAGCACGAACATGGCCCTTATTCTATCGCCCTTGGCCCGGTCGCTTCTTGTTCGGCCGTCTTGTCGGGCGGAGACACTGGTCGGCGGAGGGTGACCAGGTCAAACGGGCGGGTCGCATCCCACTTGCCCTGGGGCCAGGTCTCGCGTCGGACCTCTTCAAAGCCGTTGCGCCGGTAGAAGTCGACCAGCCGCCCCTCGTCGACCGCCTCGAGTCCGAGCCAGAGGAGCCCCTCTTGTTGCGCGACGCGGGCGGCAAAGTCGAGCATCCTCGCGCCGAGGCCAGCGCCGGTGTGCCCGGGGACGACCGCCACAAGGGTGACCCACAGGGAAGTCCCCTTGACGGACAGCGTCGCTGTCCCGACCAGGGTGCCGTCTGCGGTGACGCACCGCACCACACGGTCGGCGTGGTGGTCTTCTTCGAGGTCGCCGGGCCCGAGCCGGTCGCCGGGAAAGAGGTCTTGACGGACGCGGTTCGCCACATTGACGACCCGCTCGATGTCAGCGGCCTCTCGCCCGGAGAGGCTGGCGACGTCGCTGAGAAGGAGCCTTGTGTCCACCGAGGTCAGTCTTCTTCGGGGAAGACCGGCTCCAGCACGTGGTCGGTGGCGTAGTTGGCGATGTCGTCGGCCATGTACGAGGCAAACGTCCGCAGGAGGGGTTCGTCGTCTTGGGACGCCATCACCCTCAAGCGCCGCACGACCTCGTCCCGTGTCGACGGGCACCACTCGACCAGGTGGAACACGGCGTGCGCCGCGCTTCGCCGGCCGTACTTGCTCGACGCCTCCAAGCAGTCCATCAAGGCCCGGCCCGCCTCCTCGGTGCAGATGTGCCCGCCCAGCACGACGCCTGCCTTGTAGGCACACCGGGCGTAATCGTCTGGGGCGTCAAAGAGGAAGTCGCGGATCGCGGCGGTGGCCTGCGATTGGCAGACCTCCGTCGGGCAGAAGGCCGGCAAGTCCTCGAACATGTCCAAGACGCACCACTGGGCGACGCGGCGGTCGGGGTGGCGGTCGTCGCGCAGTATCTGCACCAGGGCCGGGCCGAAGAGCCCGCTGCTGGCATGGGTCTCGATCTCGATCTTCGCCTCGTTGGCGACGTCCCGGTCGGGGCAGAACAGGAGGCAGACCCACTCGACCGGCCCCAAGTCGCGCACCGAGCCATGGAACCGGTCGGCGGCCATGAGCGTGCCGGTGATCGCGTCCATCCGTTCAAAGTAGGGGACGCAACCCTCTCGCAGGGCGTCGAGCATTTCGGCGGTCGTCTCGCCCCTTGCCTCGTTCCACAGCTTGCGTGACCGGCCGAACACGCCGGCGTCGGTCACGGCGACGTCCACGTCCAGTTCTTCGCCAAAAGCCCGCAGGCTTTCCCGGCTGGTCCATGCGTCGGCAGGGACGCAGTAATCGACGCTGGCCGCGTGGGGCGGCCAGTGAAAGGGGACGCGATGGCCAGGTGGGTTGACGTCGGTGGTGCCCAGTCGCTCGACCGACCGGGTCAAGAATGTTTCAAGCCGGCCAAGGACTTCGTCGGCGGTCAGGGTCGTTCCCTGCGCCATAGGCTTAGCCCGTCGGTTTCGCGGTCTGGTCGTCGTGGGCCGTCTCGGTGCCTGTCTCGACCTTGGCCTCGACCGGCTTGGGACTGTGGTCGTCCATCGGCCGCGACGAGTAGTCGTGGCGGTCGCTGTTCATCGCGCTGTTCAGGGCGTCCTTGCCTTCTTCAAGTCCGGCCTTGAACTCGCCCATGCCTCGGCCCAGGCCGCGCATCAATTGTGGGATCTTGGCGCCGCCGAACAGCACCAAGATCAGCACGCCCACGATCATCAGGTCTTGGCCTGACAGGAACGCGAGAAAATCTGTGGGTCGCATATTGTCCTTTTACCTTTCCAACGATTCGTCCATGGCCCGCTTGCCTTCTTCGATGCCGGCCTTGAACTCACCCATCCCCCGGCCTAGCCCGCGCATGAGTTGAGGGATCTTGGCACCGCCAAAGAGGACCAGCACCAAAACACCGACGACCATGAGCTCTTGGCCAGAAAGGAAACCGAGGAAGTCCGTGGGGTTCATAGAGGTCAACATCATTATACGCCGGAGGGGCGGGGCGGCGGGCCCGAGAGCCGGACCGCCCGCCGTCCCAAGCGCCTAGACGCCTTCGGCTTTCGCCGGTTCATTGGACGAGCCTTCTTTGCCCGCCTTCGGCTTGATGCCCAACTCTTCGTCCGACAACTCCAAGTCCTCGTCGCTGATCGAGTAGTTCGTGTCACCACCGCGCGACTGGAAGGTGTTCTTGCGTCCCGCGACGGAAAGGGTCAGCCAACTCCGCTTGGACCCGAACATCTTGGGGGCGTCGCCGGTCAGGGGCTTGTACGGCGCGTTGTTGTTCTGGGTGGCGGTGGTGGTCTCAAAGATCACGACCGTCGCCTCTTTGTCCTTGATGTCGTCCATGGTCTTGCCCGCGAGGTCGGCGTTGTAGGCCAGGCCCGACTTCGCGTCGCCCATCGTGCACTCCATGACCTGGCCGGGCTTGACGTCGAGCATCTCGCTGATGATCTGGTTTTGCTTGAACTTGGGCGCGATCTTGTTGTAGATCATCGCGTAGTACTTTTCCGTGTCCGTCTGCCAGGTGTCGGCGGGAGGGAACTTGCCATTGACGCGGACATAGGCGTCGATGCTGTTCCGGGCCATGGTCATCGTGATGACGCAGCCACCGCCCCTCATGACCGTCTTGAACCCGGAAAAGGCCACGGCGGCGAAGGCGATCAGGGCCACGCAGCAAAAGCCCACAAGGGCGACGGCGACCCACATCATCGGGTTTGTCGCCTTTTTGGGCCGAGGAGACGGGGCCGTCTCGAATGGTGGGGGCGTTTGCGCCATGATCCGACTATACCGGCGGTCGAAGTCCGTCGTTGCGAACGAACTAGGGTCAAAGAAACCCATGACGCCCAGAGAACCGACCCAAGACGAACGCACCGCCCTGTTGCGTCGGCTGCACGGCCAACTGCCGCCGGAGGCGAGGCGCCGTGTCGGACGTGTCGCCGTCTCCGCCGTCTCCGCCGGCGAGCGGCTGGGGCTGTCCGACGAGGCCCTGATGGCCGTCCGGGAAGCGGCCGAACTTTGGCCCCACCCGGTCGCCGCCCGACAAGAGGCCCTGCGGCAGGCCCCGTGGCTCGGCGCCGCGGTCGTGGTCTTGTCGCTTGTCGTCCTCAAGGACCATGGCGTCGAAGACGAAGTGGTCGCCTTGGCGTGGGCCCTTGACCTTGTCCGGCACCCGGGAGAGATGGAAGTGCCTCCTTCGCTCAAGCGTTCGGCGTGGATGCCGGAAGTCGTGGCCGCCTTCGAGGCGGTGGACCCATTGGTCCAGCCTCTTGAAACAAACGAAGACAAGTAGCCTCGTCACCGCCCCCGGGCGAACATGCCGGGCGTGTCTTGTTATCAATACAAATTAAATTAGATGAGTTGTGTTGATGCGACCTATTGATTTCAAAAGTATCCCACATGATGCTGGAACATCAGTCGATTGTTCGTCGTATGATCCAAACAAGAGGACGCAATGCCTGCCGAGACCACGAACCCGACGATCAACAAGAGCTTCGAGACCTTGGCCCTTCACGGGGGCCAGGCCGTCGACCCGACGACCAAGAGCCGGGCGGTGCCCATCTACCAGACCACGAGCTATGTCTTTGACGACACCGCCCATGCCGCGCGGCTGTTCGGCCTTCAGGAGTTCGGGAACATCTACACCCGTCTGATGAACCCGACGACCGACGTGCTGGAGCAGCGGGTGGCCGCCTTGGAGGGCGGCACCGCCGCGGTGGCCACGGCGAGCGGACAGGCGGCCACCACCCTGGCGATCACGAGCATCGTCGAGCACGGCGGCGAGATCGTGAGCAGCAGCAGCCTCTACGGCGGCACCTACAACCTGCTTCACTACACCCTGCCCAAGTGGGGGATCACAGTCAAGTTCGTCGACCCGAGCGACCCGGAGAACTTCCGCCGTGCCGTCACCGACAAGACCAAGCTCTTCTTTGGCGAGACGGTGGGCAACCCCAAGAGCGACACGCTGGACATCGAGGCGGTCGCCAAGATCGGGCGGGAGAACGGCGTCCCTCTCGTCGTGGACAACACCATCCCGACCCCCTACCTTGTCCGGCCCCTCGACTACGGTGCCGCCGCGGTCGTCCATTCCCTGACCAAGTTCCTGGGCGGGCATGGGACGTCGATCGGCGGGATCGTCGTGGACGGCGGCAACTTCGACTGGTCGTCGGGCCGGTTCCCGAACTTCACCGAACCTGACCCCAGCTACCACGGCCTGAAGTTCTGGGAAGTCTTCGGGGCGTTCCCCGGCCTTGGTAACGTCGCCCTCGGGATCAAGGCAAGGGTGCAGGGCCTGCGAGACACCGGCGCGGCGATCTCGCCGTTCAATTCGTGGGCGATCCTCCAGGGGATCGAGACCCTCCACGTCCGCGTCGAAAGGCACAGCGACAACGCGCTCAAAGTGGCCCAGTTCCTGTCGGCCCATCCTGAGGTCGCTTGGGTCAACTATCCCGGACTGACCAGCCATAAGGACCACGCGCGCGCCGCCAAGTACCACTACCGAGGCAAATTCGGGGCGATCATCGGCTTCGGGATCAAAGGAGGCTATGACGCGGCGCTGAAGTTCATCGACCGGCTCCAAATCTTCTCGTTGCTCGCCAACATCGGCGACGCCAAGAGCCTGGTGATCCACCCCGCCAGCACGACGCACCAACAGCTGAACCCCGACGAGCAGTTGGCCACCGGCGTGACCCCCGACTTCATCCGCTTGTCAGTCGGCCTTGAGAACGTCGAAGACCTCGTCAAGGACCTGGACCAGGCCTTGTCTTCCAGTCGGCCTTGACCCACCGCCGACCGCCGGGCCTGGAGAGGGGCCCGGCGCCGGCACCTTCTTGCCACGAACGATGAGTGTCTCGTCCGTCTCGCTAGCGGACGCTTGCTGTGGCCGACCGACCTTCGGTCGGCCCTTTCTTCGTCGGGTCGGGCCCGTCACGAAACTTTTGGTATTCTCATTTCGTGAGTGGGTTCGACCGCAGTCGTTACTTTGACCACGCGGCGACGACGCCGCTGGACCCCCGGGTCAAGGAGGCGATGGCCCCTTGGCTCGACGAAGGCTTCGGCAACGCCAACTCCATCCATGCTTGGGGGCGGGCCGCCCGACAGGCGGTCGAGAGGGCCCGGGAGCAGGTCGCGGGACTGATCGGCGCCTCGGACCCCAGCCAGGTCGTCTTTACGAGCGGGGCGACCGAGAGCAACAACTGGGTGCTGTGTGGGGCGGTGCTCGACTGCGCCAAGGTCAGCCCGTTCGAGCACATCAGTGTCCGCGACACCGTCGAGGCCTGGTGCAAGGACCCCCACCTGGACAACGACGGGTGGACGGTCCTCCCGCGCAAGACGAAGCTGGCCAGCGTCATGGCGGTCTGCAACGAGACCGGTGCGGTGCTGACCCACCCCATGTGCGGAGGCATGAACCACTCCGACGCCACCCAAGCCCTGGGCAAAGTGCCTTGGTCGGTCGGCTCGCTCGATTTTGCTTCGTTCAGCTCGCACAAGCTGTACGGCCCCAAGGGGGTCGGCGGCCTCTACCTGCGCGACCCTGACTCCATCAAGCCGTTTCTGCGGGGCGGCGGTCAGGAACTCCACCTGCGGGGCGGCACCCTCAACGTCGCCGGCATCGTCGGGTTCGGCGAGGCCGCGGCGATCGCCCGCGAAGAGATGGACGCCGACCGGGCCCATGCCCAAGAGTTGCGGCGGGCCGTCATCGACGAGAACCCGGACGCCAAGGTCAACGACGCCCCCGAGCAGAGCCCCTTTGTCCTCAGCATGACGTTTTCGGGCCTGACCGGCGAGTCCTTGGTCGTCGAGGCCGACGCGAACGGCTTCGCCCTGAGCGCCGGCCCGGCGTGCAGCAGCGGCAAGACCAAGCCCAGCCCGGTGCTCATTGCCGCGGGCCTGACACCCGATGAGGCGATGTCCACTGTGCGCGTCTCGTTCGGGCGGACCAACACGCTGGAGTCCGCCCGCCAGTTGGGAGAAGTCCTCCGCCTTTCGGCCCAGAGTCTGGCCCTCTTGCGTTAGCCTGGGCCTAGTGGCGGAAACCGCCTGGGAATCGGCGGCGTCGAACCCAGTTGGCACGGTCTGTGAAGGCACAGCCGTACCCTTTCTTCCATCGTCAACAAGTTTTGAGAAAAACTGCTTGACGTTGAAGGGTTCCTTTGATACCCTGGTTGAGCACCCGGTTGGAAGACAGGGATGAGAACGATATGGCACCGGCTCGGAGACGCAACGACGCGCAATGACCAGGGCCGGTCAAAAAACGAGCAGGCTTTTGGTTGGGACTCTGCACACAACTGCGCCCGCCCGTAGTCTGTAAATGTGAGAACTTGAATCATGCCAGTTGAGAATGGAATGCCTCCACAAGTCCGGCGCGGAAAGGCCATCACCGTCCGCACCCACGCCCGCCACGCTTTTGTCGACGCGAGCAAGCACATGCTGCCCGACGAGGCGGAGCCGGCCGCAGAAGACTTGATGGAACTCGAGGAAGTCGAGGAAGAAGAAGAAGCCCCCGCGCCTCAGCACGACGACAGCGAAGAGCTTGAGATGTGGATGCGCCAGACCCGGCGCGCCCACCTGCTCACCCCCGGACAAGAAGAAGACCTGGCCAAGAAGGTCCAGGCCAAGGACTTGGCGGAGCAAGGGAAGTGGAGCAAGGTCGCCGAGCTGATGAACCTGCCGAAGGACTATGAGTTCTGCGACTTCGACCGCAAGGACGTCATGAAGGTCGGCACCCTCGCCAAACAGCAGCTGATCGAGAGCAACCTGCGCCTCGTCGTCAGCATCGCCAAGAAGTACAACGCCCGCGGTATCCCCCTCGC of the Fimbriimonadaceae bacterium genome contains:
- a CDS encoding GNAT family N-acetyltransferase, giving the protein MDTRLLLSDVASLSGREAADIERVVNVANRVRQDLFPGDRLGPGDLEEDHHADRVVRCVTADGTLVGTATLSVKGTSLWVTLVAVVPGHTGAGLGARMLDFAARVAQQEGLLWLGLEAVDEGRLVDFYRRNGFEEVRRETWPQGKWDATRPFDLVTLRRPVSPPDKTAEQEATGPRAIE
- a CDS encoding D-alanyl-D-alanine carboxypeptidase, with the protein product MFVLALAIGLQAQLDALLKTPDLKGALVGVYVMDSQGKTVYEHGADMRLVPASNQKILSAAMALETLGPEFTWKTRFWKEDGRCVVDAEGDPTLVAADLAKVAKELKLPPGTPVVVRATFGQDYPEGWETDDLPNRYSARPAGFCYDRAGFEIFAEKGKLVPLAEPLGVLVRYRKGSGSPQVRLDLCRRQATVVGTLPDKRTSLDTLAQPDPIGSACAMIGGVYAGRTDNVPDRAPDVTLESKPLGQVLPSCLKPSDNHIAEHLMLSATGHMWATNPGPRNGQFGYGPADELAATFFAGYAGATSDDLHMVDGSGLSRHNLVTPRFLARVLQQVRSKKYAKVFLDALPKAGEGTLSNRLKGQPVAAKTGSLDGVISLSGYLGTDSDEPWTFSIVCNHTVASPAKVRAAQDKIVTALLLARTKK
- a CDS encoding O-acetylhomoserine aminocarboxypropyltransferase/cysteine synthase; amino-acid sequence: MPAETTNPTINKSFETLALHGGQAVDPTTKSRAVPIYQTTSYVFDDTAHAARLFGLQEFGNIYTRLMNPTTDVLEQRVAALEGGTAAVATASGQAATTLAITSIVEHGGEIVSSSSLYGGTYNLLHYTLPKWGITVKFVDPSDPENFRRAVTDKTKLFFGETVGNPKSDTLDIEAVAKIGRENGVPLVVDNTIPTPYLVRPLDYGAAAVVHSLTKFLGGHGTSIGGIVVDGGNFDWSSGRFPNFTEPDPSYHGLKFWEVFGAFPGLGNVALGIKARVQGLRDTGAAISPFNSWAILQGIETLHVRVERHSDNALKVAQFLSAHPEVAWVNYPGLTSHKDHARAAKYHYRGKFGAIIGFGIKGGYDAALKFIDRLQIFSLLANIGDAKSLVIHPASTTHQQLNPDEQLATGVTPDFIRLSVGLENVEDLVKDLDQALSSSRP
- a CDS encoding phosphoglycerate kinase; this translates as MALAKKTVRDIAVKGKRVLVRCDFNVPLQDGKITDDNRITASLPTIKHLLAEGGRVVLCSHLGRPKGVTPEFTLAPVAARLSELLGQPVRLAPDCVGPEVEGLVSRLGDGEAILLENVRFHPEEEKNDPAFAAQLASLADLYVNDAFGTAHRAHASTEGVAHIVPGVAGFLIEKEIDYLGKAVENPKRPFVGIMGGVKVADKIPVINNLLPKVDKLIIGGAMSYTFFKAKGWEIGTSKLDSESIDFVKGLMDTQGDKLLLPVDTVVAAAFAADATPTVVDADKMPSDQQGLDIGPKTRALFADAVKGAGTVIWNGPMGVFEFDAFSGGTKAVAEALAASSATTIVGGGDSAAAVEKFGLADKMSHVSTGGGASLEFLEGIELPGIAALQDK
- a CDS encoding twin-arginine translocase TatA/TatE family subunit: MRPTDFLAFLSGQDLMIVGVLILVLFGGAKIPQLMRGLGRGMGEFKAGLEEGKDALNSAMNSDRHDYSSRPMDDHSPKPVEAKVETGTETAHDDQTAKPTG
- a CDS encoding cysteine desulfurase, with the translated sequence MSGFDRSRYFDHAATTPLDPRVKEAMAPWLDEGFGNANSIHAWGRAARQAVERAREQVAGLIGASDPSQVVFTSGATESNNWVLCGAVLDCAKVSPFEHISVRDTVEAWCKDPHLDNDGWTVLPRKTKLASVMAVCNETGAVLTHPMCGGMNHSDATQALGKVPWSVGSLDFASFSSHKLYGPKGVGGLYLRDPDSIKPFLRGGGQELHLRGGTLNVAGIVGFGEAAAIAREEMDADRAHAQELRRAVIDENPDAKVNDAPEQSPFVLSMTFSGLTGESLVVEADANGFALSAGPACSSGKTKPSPVLIAAGLTPDEAMSTVRVSFGRTNTLESARQLGEVLRLSAQSLALLR
- a CDS encoding twin-arginine translocase TatA/TatE family subunit, producing MNPTDFLGFLSGQELMVVGVLVLVLFGGAKIPQLMRGLGRGMGEFKAGIEEGKRAMDESLER